Within the Amycolatopsis solani genome, the region GCCATGGTCAGTGAAGTCGACGTCGTTCCGGTGACCGCCGAGCAGGCCTTCCTGCTGCGCGTGTCGGGGACGCTCAACGCGGGCACGGCCGAGACCGTCCTGCGAAAGCTGACCGACGCGACAGCGGTGCTACCCCCGCCCTGGCTGGTCGTGCTCGACCTGCGTGATCTGGAACTGCTGTCCGCGGCCGGGGTGCGGGCGTTGGTCAGGTTCGCGACCGAGCGCGCGGATCACGGTGTCCGTTCGGCGGTGCTGCTCGACCTGGCGAGCCTCAACGCCCGGATCCTGCGCGGCGCGGTGCCGGCGGCGACGCTGCCGATGCACACCAGCGTGGACGAGGCCGTCAACGCGACGCCCCTCGGTGAGCCCGAGTTCGAGCGGCTCGGCGACCAGCTGGCCGCGCTGACCCGCGTCCTGCTGGACGCCACCAGCGTCGGGCAGGCCCTCACCCAAGTCGTGGCCGCCACGACCGTGATCGTCCCGCACGCACGGCTGGTCAGCATCACCCTGCGCGATCCGGGCGGGCGGTTCTTCACCCCGGTCGACGCGCCCGACGTCGCCGCCGACCTCGACGACGTGCAGTACCGCACCGGGCAAGGTCCGTGTCTGGACGCGGCCACTCCGGACGGACCGGCCTACGCCCTCGAGCAGGACCTGGCCCGGACCACCTCGTGGCCGCAGTTCGCCGCCGTGGCCACCGCGCACGGCCTCGGCGCCGTACTCTCGACCGCGATCGTGCCGCCGTCCGGCCCGGCCACCATCAGCGGCGCCCTCAACATCTACGCCCACCGCGACGGCATCACCGACACCGACCGCCACCGCGCGCTGCTGCTGGCCACCCACGCCTCGCTGGCCCTGCAACACGCCCGCAGCACCGAAATCGCCGAACTCGAACGCGCCGACCTGCGCCGCGCGATCGCCTCACGCGACGTCATCGGTCAGGCGAAAGGCATCCTCATGGCCCGCCAGGGACTCGACGCCGACGCCGCGTTCAATCTCCTGCGACGCACGTCCCAGGACCTGAACGTCAAACTGACCGACATCGCCGCCGGCCTGATCGGCAACCACACCGCGCTGGCTCCGCCCGACCACGGCTGACGGTTTCGCCGCTCGCTCTATGGGGTAGACACGCCGAGTTGCGGGGCGAGGACAGGGGAAAGCCGATACCGGGAGGTGGCGGCGGTGGGCATCTCGTTCGAACCGGAGCGCTTGGGCGTCATCCGCCTGCAAACCAGCAGGGGCATCGTGGCTCTGGCGTTGTCGGGCGAACTGGACGCCGGAACGACGCCGAAGCTCGCCAGCACTGTCGTCCAGGTCCTCAGCGAAGAGCCCGAAGTCCTCGTGCTGGATCTGTCACGGGTGACTTTCATGTCCGTTGCCGGTGCGCGCTCGATCCGCCTCACCCACGACACGGCCGGCGCCACCCGGCTCCGCGTCGTGACCGGCGGCAGCCGCCCAGCGGAGCACGTGCTCCGGGTCACCGGGTTCGCGGCCGTGCTCGACTGCTACCCCAGCCGTTCCGCGGCGCTGTCCGCCGGCAGCCGCAGGTCGTTCGTCAATCAGGCCAAAGCCAGCTGGAACGTCGGCCCCTGACCGG harbors:
- a CDS encoding ANTAR domain-containing protein; translation: MVSEVDVVPVTAEQAFLLRVSGTLNAGTAETVLRKLTDATAVLPPPWLVVLDLRDLELLSAAGVRALVRFATERADHGVRSAVLLDLASLNARILRGAVPAATLPMHTSVDEAVNATPLGEPEFERLGDQLAALTRVLLDATSVGQALTQVVAATTVIVPHARLVSITLRDPGGRFFTPVDAPDVAADLDDVQYRTGQGPCLDAATPDGPAYALEQDLARTTSWPQFAAVATAHGLGAVLSTAIVPPSGPATISGALNIYAHRDGITDTDRHRALLLATHASLALQHARSTEIAELERADLRRAIASRDVIGQAKGILMARQGLDADAAFNLLRRTSQDLNVKLTDIAAGLIGNHTALAPPDHG
- a CDS encoding STAS domain-containing protein, with product MGISFEPERLGVIRLQTSRGIVALALSGELDAGTTPKLASTVVQVLSEEPEVLVLDLSRVTFMSVAGARSIRLTHDTAGATRLRVVTGGSRPAEHVLRVTGFAAVLDCYPSRSAALSAGSRRSFVNQAKASWNVGP